In Carnobacterium alterfunditum DSM 5972, the sequence CAAAGACATTGACCGAGATCCTTTTACAGGCATAGGAAAACCTGAACCATTAAAATATGATCTATCGGGGAAATGGTCACGAAGAATTACGGATGAGCATCGTTTGATTTATAGTGTCATGAACGAGACCATCTATTTGTATTCAGCAAAAGATCATTACAAATAGAGCTATTGCTTTCTTTAGTTTAAAATATCAATTTAGAGCTCCTAACTATTCAAAGTAAAAAAACAAGACCCTCTTCAATAAAAAAAAGAGGGTCTTGTTTTTTTACTTCGTATAATGGAATTTTATGTTAACTTAGATTTTTTGCATATATATTAGAAAGTAAGTATTCCAATAATTGCAAAAATCAGCATAATAATTATTACAGCAGCTACGATTATTTTTACAGTTCTTTTTTGCATGATATCTCCTTTTTTCTCTTTTAATTTTTCCAAGCAGAACCACTAATTAGGCCATTTTTCCCACCAGTAACTTTCAAATTATAAGTTCCAATTTGAACACTCAATCCTTTAAGTGGTCCTATTTTATAACTAAATGTAGCTACTCCACTATATTTTTTATTTGATATTGATCCATAAGAAGAAGTTCTTGACGTTTTTACTAAAGGATTAAGATTTCTTACTACAATACCGCTTGTAGTACCTGCTTTTAAAGCTCCTGTACTATTATAAGTATAAGTGCCAGTAACTCTATAAGTAGTCCAATTTATACCGAATGAGCTTAGTGTAGATGTATGGCTAACGGTTCTTGAATTAGAGGCTGCTCTTGCTTGATATTGTTGTACTGAAGGCTCTTCTGTAATTATTTCTTCAGAAGATTCAAAAGGTTGTTTCATAGAATCAAGAAATTCCATTTGTTGATTGTAATCAAGTAGTTGAAATTCATTTAATTGTTCTAAAGCATCTTCACTTGCAGTTTCTGCATATTCGGGGTCTACTCCAGCTTTTAAAGCATCTTCTACAGAGTAATTTTTTAAATACTCACTATAATTTTCTGGATTTCTTAAAATTTCGTTTGCTTCTTCTATTTCTGACAACTCTGAAGCATACGCATTACCAGGAAATGCCCACACGACAAAAGCTAGGATTGCAAAAACCAATAAAAAATTTTTCTTTTTAGTTAACATAAATATTTTCCTCCTAAATTATATAATAAACTAAGTAATTTTTATACCTACTATCCTCCTTAAATTGATAATAATAGTATCTCAAAATTTGTATATATTGATAAGAACGTATTGGTTTACATCTTAGCAACCATTAGGTGCTAATAGAGGAATAAGGTGTTTTTAATCTTCTAAATCAGACTTTCGAAGGAAACAATAACCTAAAACAATTAAAGCGTAACCAAAAATAAAGTTTTGGGTGAAAACAGCCAAAATAGCAACACTAAAAATGAGGATAGACAAAAATTGATAACCATTTTTTTTAGTTATTTTTTTCATTATAATATCTCCCATAGCCATTCTCCTAACCTAGTAGTTCATAATCAAATTATCTATCTAACCTTATGAAACGAAAAGAACACAGTGGTTTACATCTTAGCAACCATTAGGTGCTAAAAAGCAACTAATAGCTGATAGTCAATGATCTTTACTTTCGGTATGATAGAACAAAGAGAAAAAGAAGGAGGAAAAAGAAGGAGGAAAAAGATAGATGGCATTAGGAGAACGATTGAAAGAAAGTAGAGTGAATAAAGGGTACTCGCAAGGAAATGTAGCAGATCATTTACATATTTCAAGACAATCTATTTCGAAATGGGAAAATGGAAATAGTTACCCTGATTTAGATAATCTAGTAAAGTTGAGTACCTATTACGAAGTTTCGATTGACGAATTATTGAAAGAAAATCAAGAACTCAAAAAAAAAATAGAAGAAAATAAAGGTAAGATTGAAGAAAATGTTCAAAAATTAGCTTTTATTCGTGGATCAAGTGAAAAAGATGAAGGGTTAATTTTATTAGTTCTTTCTTTTTTGGGCTTTTTAATCACACCTTTAGGTTTAATTACTTCTCCTATTCTAATTTTTAGAAATAAAAAAACAAATACACTACATAAGTTCATTTACGTAGCATGTATTTGTTGTATAGCCTATAATTTATTTATCGGTTATGGAATTTTAAGTGATATCTTTAGTTGGGGAACAACTACTGTTGAGTATTTAGGGTAATTAATAAGTAATAGAAATTTTATTAGACAATAACTTTGCTCTTAAATTTATTGAAGTTGTAAATAACCCCCCCTTTTTTTTCAAGTAGTAAGTAGATTGAATGGAACTATCTAACTTTAGTTCTGCCTTTGTAAAGCTTCCTGTATAAGCCACAATAGATGGGGAGTATGCTTTTGTAATTTTATTTCCACTCACTGAAATTTGGTAACTAGCTTTCCATTGGCCAGAAGTAGACGCTGAAATTTTATAAGTGCCATTTTTAACAGCTCTTAAATAACTAGGCATTTCTTCAACTTCTATTATCAATTGATCTCCTTCTGGACTTATACTTTCAACTGATTGTATCCCTCCCTGTTTTAGGTCATAGACTAGTTTTGGTATGTCTGTAGAAAGATTTTCTTCCTCAGCTTGTACCTCTGTAATCCCTAAACTAAAAAAAGTGAAGCAGCTTAAAATAAAAATTGTTTTTTTCAAAATAATTCCTCCAAACATTATTTAATAACACATAAAATATAACAGATAATGTTTTATTAATAACGACTTTTTTATTTAATCGCCTTCTAAATGACATCTTTTAGTAAGGGAAAACAACTAAACTAAAAAAGGATTATACTGTTTTTTTTAGTGGTATAATCCTTTTTTAGTTCAATAGATCAGTCTAAAAAAAGTCATATAGTTACTTATTAAATCGAATGTTAACGGCTTTCATAGCTAACTCATAATTATCATTATCAAGAAGTGAAAAAATTTCTAATGGTGTGGAGCAATCATAATTATTATATAAATTAAAAGCTAATTCGACCATTTTTCTATTTCCACTACTAAAATCGACTTTCTCAAAACAATCTGTTTTAATCCAATGTTCCTCAAAATCATACAGGTTATCAATCTTTGCATACAGCTCTTTATTTTCACTAAAAATAGTGAACAAAGCTCTCCGTTCATGATTTTCTGGGTTTGTATTATCTCTTTCGATTAGTTTATAATAGTTTTCATTTTTCATTTTATCAGCTCCTAATTTTTTTATTTCCTGATGAAATCACTAGTTAAAAACCTAAACGAAAGTTTAATAACGTTGCGCTGATTTCATCTTCATTGATTCCGATGTAGCGTTTCGTGATTTTCTCGCTGCTATGACCGAATATCTCCATCAGTGTGGCTACGTCTTTAGTTTTCTTGTAATAGTGGTAGCCAAACGTCTTACGCAGCGTGTGCGTCCCAATATCGTCTCTTCCTAACAGCTTAGCGACCTTCTGAAACATCTGGTAGACCGTATTGACTTCTACATGACCTCCCTTGGTGCTTGAAAATAAATAATCATCTGTTGCCAGGTCTTTCGTGTACTCCTGGATCAAGTCCTGCAGACTACTCAAATACAAAATACGCGTCTTTCCCGTTTTCTTTTCGACAATACGGGGATTTTTTGAGGAAATCAGGTCTTTTTTCTTTAATTTTACGATATCCGACATGCGCAAACCGCTATTAATGCCAATCAAAAATAGAAAAACATCCCGATCTGCGTTTTTATTGCGCCTTAAACAGAATAAAAAGTCGTTTATTTCTTGTTGCGTGCGTAATGGTTGGACGTTGTAACTCATTTAAAAGCCCTCTCCTCTCACAAAAGTGATACATGATTTTAGTTATTATACCACATAATCGTGTGTTGGAGGACGATACAAAAAAAGAACCCTATGGGAATAGGGTTCCGGATACACGATTCTATACAATTTCATGTGTCTGAAATTCTTGTTTTCTGATTTATCAAATTAAGCTAGACAAAATATCTTCACTCATTTAACTCAAAAATACTTCCAATGACGTTTGATACTTCAATGTTTTTCTTGGAATATTATTTCTCTTATCTGCAACGGAGGAAATAAACAATTGTCCACTTGATTAAAATCCATTTCTTTTGGCAAGCCATATTTCCAAAACAAATCATTCGAATTCTCGTTTAAAACGCTTTGTGATGGTGTTCCAGTATCCGCGAAATAAGTAGCAACATCATGCTGGTTGCATAATGATTTCCAGTTAGAAAATTCTTTTCCACAATCAAACGTGATTGAGTGGAAGAAGTTTCTTGGAATAACTTGAAACCAGTGATTTATGGCTAGTTCAATATCGCTGGCCTTACGTCTATTGGGTTTTCTTTTCCCCTTCATTGTATTGTTGGTAATACTCAATGGACGTATGGCCTTCTTTTAAAAGGTTAATGACGGTGTAAATGGGTGTTCGCGTTCGATTTAAATAGGCGGCTATTTGGACAACTAAAATATTTTGGTGGTAATAAGATTCTATCATCACTAGCTCATCAGTGGTACGATGTGTGCAGGTCATTCGTGATCACTCCCCTGTCTTCTTTAGTCGGAAATATGGGTTGAGTGTACCACGAATGGCTTTTTTATTTGTCTAGCTTAAATTTACAATCGGCGTTTATTAACTTTTAAGACTCGAAAAAAGTTAGTTTTTACGCATCATAGGCTTGTTGGTACAATTTAATAATGTCTTCTTTTCTGCCAACTCTAGGATTAGAAAATGCATTGCCATCTTTCAAAGCATTTTCTGCCATCATATCAAAATCTTCTGGCAAAGCACCCAGAGACTTGATATTTGTTGGTATACCAACATCTTCAGAAATAAGAATCATCGCTTCAATAGCTTTATCGGCAGCTTCCCTAACGGATAATCCTGCAATATTCTCACCTAGTAATTCTGCAATATCAGAAAAACGCTCTGGATTACTAATAATATTCCATTTTTCAACAGTGGGCATCAACACAGCACAACACACTCCATGAGGAGCATCGTACTGCCCACCTAATTGATGAGCCATTGCATGAACATAACCTAGGTCTGCATTATTGAAAGCCATTCCAGCTAAAATTGAAGCATAGGCCATATTGGTTCTTGCTTCTACGTCATGT encodes:
- a CDS encoding tyrosine-type recombinase/integrase: MSYNVQPLRTQQEINDFLFCLRRNKNADRDVFLFLIGINSGLRMSDIVKLKKKDLISSKNPRIVEKKTGKTRILYLSSLQDLIQEYTKDLATDDYLFSSTKGGHVEVNTVYQMFQKVAKLLGRDDIGTHTLRKTFGYHYYKKTKDVATLMEIFGHSSEKITKRYIGINEDEISATLLNFRLGF
- a CDS encoding DUF6075 family protein yields the protein MKNENYYKLIERDNTNPENHERRALFTIFSENKELYAKIDNLYDFEEHWIKTDCFEKVDFSSGNRKMVELAFNLYNNYDCSTPLEIFSLLDNDNYELAMKAVNIRFNK
- a CDS encoding helix-turn-helix domain-containing protein, with the protein product MALGERLKESRVNKGYSQGNVADHLHISRQSISKWENGNSYPDLDNLVKLSTYYEVSIDELLKENQELKKKIEENKGKIEENVQKLAFIRGSSEKDEGLILLVLSFLGFLITPLGLITSPILIFRNKKTNTLHKFIYVACICCIAYNLFIGYGILSDIFSWGTTTVEYLG
- a CDS encoding Txe/YoeB family addiction module toxin, with product MIKAWSDDAWNDYIYWHEQGNKYNVKKINKLIKDIDRDPFTGIGKPEPLKYDLSGKWSRRITDEHRLIYSVMNETIYLYSAKDHYK
- a CDS encoding DUF5626 family protein; translation: MKKTIFILSCFTFFSLGITEVQAEEENLSTDIPKLVYDLKQGGIQSVESISPEGDQLIIEVEEMPSYLRAVKNGTYKISASTSGQWKASYQISVSGNKITKAYSPSIVAYTGSFTKAELKLDSSIQSTYYLKKKGGLFTTSINLRAKLLSNKISITY